The Nocardioides panzhihuensis genome has a segment encoding these proteins:
- the ndk gene encoding nucleoside-diphosphate kinase, which yields MTQRTFVILKPDAVRRGLVGEILSRYEAKGLSIARLEHRTIDAGLADEHYAEHVEQPWYPPLRDFVTSGPLVAAVLEGDEAIEAVRALNGATDGRKAAPGTIRGDFSLSNRENLVHGSDSPESADREIKLWFGA from the coding sequence ATGACGCAGCGCACGTTCGTGATCCTGAAGCCCGACGCCGTACGCCGGGGCCTGGTGGGGGAGATCCTGTCCCGCTACGAGGCCAAGGGCCTCTCGATCGCGAGGCTGGAGCACCGCACCATCGACGCGGGCCTGGCCGATGAGCACTACGCCGAGCACGTCGAGCAGCCGTGGTACCCGCCGCTGCGTGACTTCGTCACCTCCGGCCCGCTCGTCGCGGCCGTCCTCGAGGGTGACGAGGCGATCGAGGCCGTCCGTGCGCTCAACGGCGCCACCGACGGCCGCAAGGCCGCCCCCGGGACCATCCGCGGCGACTTCTCGCTCTCCAACCGCGAGAACCTCGTCCACGGCTCCGACTCTCCCGAGTCGGCCGACCGCGAGATCAAGCTCTGGTTCGGCGCCTGA
- a CDS encoding rod shape-determining protein yields MASIIGRDMAVDLGTANTLVYVRGKGVLVDEPSVVALNKNTGEMVAVGHEAKKMLGRTPDDIVALRPLKDGVIADFEATEQMLRYFIQQVHRRRYFAKPRMVICVPSGITAVEIRAVKEAGYQSGARMVNIIEEPMAAAIGSGLPVHLPTGNMVVDIGGGTTEVAVISLGGIVTSQSIRTAGHQLDNAIMTWLKKEHALLLGERTAEEVKMTLGSVWPLPNEPEAEIRGRDLVSGLPRTVSVSSAEVRKAIEEPLHDIFDAVRSTLDQTPPELAGDIMDRGIVLTGGGALLRGLDERLRHETGMPVHIAESPLTSVAMGAGRCVEDYDVLRPVLVNENRRW; encoded by the coding sequence ATGGCGAGCATCATTGGACGCGACATGGCGGTGGACCTCGGCACCGCGAACACTCTCGTCTACGTCCGCGGCAAGGGTGTCCTCGTCGATGAGCCGAGTGTTGTCGCGCTCAACAAGAACACCGGCGAGATGGTCGCCGTCGGCCATGAGGCCAAGAAGATGCTGGGGCGTACGCCTGACGACATCGTCGCGTTGCGGCCGCTGAAGGACGGCGTGATCGCCGACTTCGAGGCGACCGAGCAGATGCTTCGCTACTTCATCCAGCAGGTCCACCGGCGACGCTACTTCGCCAAGCCGCGGATGGTCATCTGCGTCCCGTCCGGGATCACCGCGGTAGAGATCCGCGCGGTGAAGGAGGCCGGCTACCAGTCCGGCGCCCGGATGGTGAACATCATCGAGGAGCCGATGGCGGCCGCGATCGGCTCCGGCCTCCCGGTCCACCTGCCGACCGGCAACATGGTCGTCGACATCGGCGGCGGCACCACCGAGGTCGCGGTGATCAGCCTCGGCGGCATCGTCACGTCGCAGTCCATCAGGACCGCCGGTCATCAGCTCGACAACGCGATCATGACCTGGCTGAAGAAGGAGCACGCCCTGCTCCTGGGCGAGCGCACCGCCGAGGAGGTCAAGATGACCCTCGGGTCGGTCTGGCCGCTGCCCAACGAGCCCGAGGCCGAGATCAGGGGAAGGGACCTGGTCAGCGGCCTGCCGCGCACCGTGAGCGTCTCCAGCGCCGAGGTGCGCAAGGCGATCGAGGAGCCCCTGCACGACATCTTCGACGCGGTCCGCTCCACGCTCGACCAGACGCCGCCGGAGCTCGCGGGCGACATCATGGACCGCGGCATCGTGCTCACCGGCGGCGGCGCCCTCCTCCGCGGGCTCGACGAGCGTCTGCGCCACGAGACCGGTATGCCCGTGCACATCGCGGAGTCCCCGCTGACCTCGGTCGCGATGGGCGCCGGCCGCTGCGTCGAGGACTACGACGTGCTCCGCCCCGTCCTGGTGAACGAGAACAGGAGATGGTGA
- the mreC gene encoding rod shape-determining protein MreC, translating to MVRKPRERLNRRGSLETSAGGGGPKRSWLIVLILCCAILATLDQTPVLEPARTAVGEVLSPLETGAAMVARPFTGVPEWFDTRDDLRERLAGLEAENSKLRRQVEVTDYGRAKLAEYESITRAAEDLGYALVPARVTAFGPAQTFNRTVTIDAGSAAGIRSDMSVVTGDGLAGRVLRVTKTSATVLLIVDAASVVGGRVGGADTAGKKSGQVGMVRGSGVVAGRSDAGLLTLDLIDQSAAPLKGDTVVTWGDGRAAPYVSGLPIGEVTDTFSSVRDSSRTVRIKPYVDFGSLDVVGVVVPNDTLSDRAVVTPEGELR from the coding sequence ATGGTCCGTAAGCCGCGGGAGAGGCTCAACCGCCGCGGCAGCCTCGAGACGAGTGCCGGCGGCGGTGGCCCGAAGCGCTCCTGGCTGATCGTGCTCATCCTGTGCTGCGCGATCCTGGCCACGCTCGACCAGACCCCCGTCCTGGAGCCGGCGCGCACCGCGGTCGGCGAGGTGCTCTCCCCGCTGGAGACCGGCGCGGCGATGGTCGCCCGTCCGTTCACCGGGGTTCCGGAGTGGTTCGACACCCGTGACGACCTGCGTGAGCGGCTCGCCGGGCTCGAGGCCGAGAACTCCAAGCTGCGTCGCCAGGTCGAGGTCACCGACTACGGTCGGGCCAAGCTCGCCGAGTACGAGTCGATCACCCGAGCCGCTGAGGACCTCGGCTACGCCCTCGTCCCGGCGCGGGTCACCGCCTTCGGCCCGGCGCAGACCTTCAACCGCACCGTCACCATCGATGCCGGCAGCGCCGCCGGGATCAGGTCCGACATGTCGGTCGTGACCGGCGACGGCCTGGCCGGCCGGGTGCTGCGGGTGACGAAGACCTCGGCCACGGTCCTGCTGATCGTCGACGCGGCCTCGGTCGTCGGCGGCCGCGTCGGTGGTGCCGACACCGCCGGCAAGAAGTCGGGCCAGGTCGGCATGGTCCGCGGCTCCGGTGTGGTCGCCGGCCGCTCCGACGCCGGTCTGCTGACCCTGGACCTCATCGACCAGAGCGCCGCCCCTCTCAAGGGTGACACGGTCGTCACCTGGGGTGATGGCCGAGCCGCTCCGTACGTCTCCGGGCTGCCGATCGGCGAGGTGACCGACACCTTCTCGAGCGTGCGCGACTCCTCGCGGACGGTGCGGATCAAGCCGTACGTCGACTTCGGCTCGCTCGATGTCGTCGGTGTGGTGGTGCCCAACGACACGCTGAGCGACCGCGCCGTGGTCACGCCGGAAGGGGAGCTGCGATGA
- the mreD gene encoding rod shape-determining protein MreD, whose product MEARASGAAPVLRNVLIGMLVVIAVVLQLSVAPAFAIRGITPDLALLVVLAVALSRGGQAGLVTGFAAGVLLDLAPPADHTAGRWALSLLIVGYVAGRVRESSNTHNGPGRPNALTVMATVAACSFIGVSIFAVSGLILGEAPLTLLPTVLISVGYDLLLAPLLIPMLLWLIGKGDF is encoded by the coding sequence ATGGAAGCACGTGCTTCCGGCGCCGCCCCGGTGCTGCGCAACGTCCTGATCGGCATGCTGGTCGTGATCGCCGTCGTCCTCCAGCTGAGCGTGGCGCCGGCCTTCGCCATCCGCGGCATCACTCCCGACCTGGCCCTCCTCGTCGTCCTCGCGGTCGCGCTCAGCCGCGGTGGCCAGGCCGGCCTGGTGACCGGGTTCGCTGCGGGCGTACTCCTCGATCTGGCGCCGCCCGCAGACCACACCGCCGGCCGGTGGGCGCTCTCGCTGCTGATCGTCGGCTACGTCGCCGGCCGCGTACGCGAGAGCAGCAACACCCACAACGGCCCGGGCCGTCCCAACGCGCTGACCGTGATGGCCACGGTGGCGGCCTGCTCGTTCATCGGAGTCAGCATCTTCGCCGTCAGCGGGCTGATCCTCGGTGAGGCGCCGCTCACGCTGCTGCCGACGGTGTTGATCAGCGTGGGCTACGACCTGCTGCTGGCGCCGCTGCTGATACCGATGCTACTCTGGTTGATCGGCAAGGGGGACTTCTAG
- the mrdA gene encoding penicillin-binding protein 2, giving the protein MPRSRLPTAQVSRLRLIVIQALVFSLLATLGVRLFYLQVRHGDAYQAAAASQSKREVVRQPVRGIIVDAQGRPMVTNRSAWVVSLDQGVLDGLEDADRKTLMARVAKAVDVSPKKQNEAIANWSGTRYQPVPIATDVSESTALRILEQPEDFPGVVAEKQTLRSYPSPHGINAAGVLGYLSPITEDENKDARKRGDESLNITSMVGRSGVEKQYDQWLRGMPGYDTVTVDSLGREIGRGDSVASQPGDTLVTSIDAKVQGRAEKLLSESIETARNTFDKISGRNYEADSGSVVVMEAQTGRLVAMANQPTYDPEEWVGGITQKQLDRLYSEKAGYPLLPRATQGQFAPGSTWKPFMTVGALNNGYSRDSRLDCSSGLQVGNRVFQNYESAPYGYIDFAQALQVSCNTFFYRIAVDYWQKFGSNPANVNAKDPLVETAKAFGFGKRTGIDLPGESAGRIADRKWKAEYYEAMKGYYCRMDEKKNAPSQFLQLFAHEFCIEGNYYRTGDAVNFSIGQGDTMVTPIQLARAYASLANGGTLYEPRIGKAVVGADGTVVEKIDPKVAGKVKMSPRSIEYVNEALLGTTRTGTLAWKFGGFPLDEVKVRGKTGTAEVTGKQTTGWVATYNKKYVVIMTISQGGTGSGSVGDSMRKLWESLYGVEEGGAEVRPNKAAIKGIDPPRNLPAFGADGSIVAPKD; this is encoded by the coding sequence GTGCCTCGAAGCAGACTTCCCACCGCGCAGGTCAGCCGGCTGCGGCTGATCGTGATCCAGGCTCTCGTCTTCTCCTTGCTGGCCACGCTCGGGGTCAGGCTCTTCTACCTGCAGGTGCGACACGGCGACGCCTACCAGGCGGCCGCCGCCTCCCAGTCCAAGCGCGAGGTCGTGCGCCAGCCGGTGCGCGGCATCATCGTCGACGCCCAGGGCCGGCCGATGGTGACGAACCGCTCGGCCTGGGTGGTCAGCCTCGACCAGGGCGTGCTCGACGGACTGGAGGACGCGGACCGCAAGACGCTGATGGCGCGCGTCGCCAAGGCCGTCGACGTGTCCCCGAAGAAGCAGAACGAGGCGATCGCCAACTGGTCCGGCACCCGCTACCAGCCGGTGCCGATCGCCACCGACGTCTCCGAGTCGACCGCGCTGCGCATCCTCGAGCAGCCCGAGGACTTCCCCGGGGTGGTCGCGGAGAAGCAGACCCTGCGCTCCTATCCGAGCCCCCACGGCATCAACGCCGCCGGTGTGCTCGGCTATCTCTCCCCGATCACCGAGGACGAGAACAAGGACGCCCGGAAGCGCGGCGACGAGTCGCTCAACATCACCTCGATGGTGGGTCGCTCGGGCGTCGAGAAGCAGTACGACCAGTGGCTGCGCGGGATGCCCGGCTACGACACCGTCACCGTCGACTCGCTCGGCCGTGAGATCGGCCGCGGCGACTCGGTCGCCTCCCAGCCCGGCGACACACTGGTGACCAGCATCGACGCCAAGGTGCAGGGCCGCGCCGAGAAGCTGCTCTCCGAGTCGATCGAGACCGCCCGCAACACCTTCGACAAGATCTCCGGCCGCAACTACGAGGCCGACTCCGGCTCGGTGGTGGTCATGGAGGCCCAGACCGGCCGGTTGGTCGCGATGGCGAACCAGCCGACGTACGACCCCGAGGAGTGGGTCGGCGGGATCACCCAGAAGCAGCTCGACCGGCTCTACTCCGAGAAGGCGGGCTACCCGCTGCTGCCGCGGGCGACGCAGGGACAGTTCGCGCCCGGTTCGACGTGGAAGCCGTTCATGACGGTTGGAGCCCTCAACAACGGCTACAGCCGCGACTCCCGGCTCGACTGCTCCAGCGGGCTCCAGGTCGGCAACCGCGTGTTCCAGAACTACGAGTCGGCCCCCTACGGCTACATCGACTTCGCCCAGGCGCTCCAGGTCTCCTGCAACACGTTCTTCTACCGGATCGCGGTCGACTACTGGCAGAAGTTCGGCTCCAACCCGGCCAATGTCAACGCCAAGGACCCGCTGGTCGAGACCGCCAAGGCGTTCGGCTTCGGCAAGCGCACCGGTATCGACCTGCCCGGTGAGTCGGCGGGCCGGATCGCGGACCGGAAGTGGAAGGCCGAGTACTACGAGGCCATGAAGGGCTACTACTGCCGGATGGACGAGAAGAAGAACGCGCCGTCCCAGTTCCTGCAGCTCTTCGCCCACGAGTTCTGCATCGAGGGCAACTACTACCGCACCGGCGACGCGGTGAACTTCTCCATCGGCCAGGGCGACACGATGGTCACCCCGATCCAGCTGGCCCGGGCCTACGCCTCGCTGGCCAACGGCGGCACGCTCTACGAGCCGCGGATCGGGAAGGCGGTCGTCGGCGCCGACGGCACCGTGGTCGAGAAGATCGACCCCAAGGTCGCCGGCAAGGTGAAGATGTCGCCCAGGAGCATCGAGTACGTCAACGAGGCACTGCTCGGCACCACGCGGACCGGCACGCTGGCCTGGAAGTTCGGCGGATTCCCGCTCGACGAGGTGAAGGTGCGCGGCAAGACCGGCACCGCGGAGGTCACCGGCAAGCAGACGACCGGCTGGGTCGCGACGTACAACAAGAAGTACGTCGTCATCATGACGATCTCCCAGGGCGGCACCGGCTCGGGCTCGGTCGGCGACTCCATGCGGAAGCTGTGGGAGTCGCTCTACGGAGTCGAGGAGGGCGGCGCCGAGGTCCGGCCCAACAAGGCCGCGATCAAGGGCATCGACCCGCCGCGGAACCTGCCGGCGTTCGGCGCGGACGGCTCGATCGTCGCGCCGAAGGACTAG
- the rodA gene encoding rod shape-determining protein RodA, translating to MKNDVMAFVRRIDLVLLGAVLVLVSLSMLLVWSATIHRDALTGGDTTAYLRKQMINVAAGLVLMVGVVATNHRWVRLLTPVVYLGAVVGLVLVLVMGSTVNGSKSWVILGPVQVQPSELAKLAVVIAMALVLAERSEGRWQARVSLGDVIAMILVAAVPIALVLLQPDLGTTLVLGVTVFCVLAAAGTPRRWLALLALIGASAATIVVAAGVLKQYQINRFMAFTDPSLDPRGAGYNVQQARIAIGDGGIFGQGLFQGSQVRAGFVPEQQTDFIFTVVGEELGLVGSLLVIGLIGVVLWRGLRIAARTDDLFGRVAAAGIVCWLGIQSFQNIGMCLGIMPVTGVPLPFISYGGSSMIAALLAVGLLLGISGRSRRTGLDRSGPLHELRSRDRLQVAAVRKDAAFHRN from the coding sequence ATGAAGAACGACGTGATGGCCTTCGTACGCCGCATCGACCTGGTCCTCCTCGGCGCGGTGCTGGTCCTGGTGTCGCTGTCGATGCTGCTGGTCTGGTCCGCGACCATCCACCGCGACGCGCTCACCGGCGGAGACACGACCGCCTACCTGCGCAAGCAGATGATCAACGTGGCCGCCGGGCTGGTGCTGATGGTGGGCGTGGTCGCCACCAACCATCGCTGGGTCCGGCTCCTGACGCCCGTGGTCTACCTGGGCGCGGTGGTCGGGTTGGTGCTGGTGCTCGTGATGGGCTCCACGGTCAACGGTTCGAAGTCGTGGGTGATCCTCGGGCCGGTCCAGGTCCAGCCCTCGGAGCTGGCCAAGCTGGCCGTGGTCATCGCGATGGCTCTGGTGCTCGCCGAGCGCAGCGAGGGTCGCTGGCAGGCCCGGGTGTCGCTGGGGGACGTGATCGCGATGATCCTGGTCGCCGCGGTGCCGATCGCGCTGGTCCTGCTCCAGCCCGACCTCGGCACCACCCTGGTGCTCGGCGTCACCGTCTTCTGCGTCCTCGCGGCGGCGGGAACACCGCGACGGTGGCTGGCCCTGCTGGCGCTGATCGGCGCATCGGCGGCAACGATCGTCGTCGCGGCCGGGGTGCTGAAGCAATATCAGATCAACCGGTTCATGGCGTTCACCGATCCGTCGCTGGACCCTCGCGGGGCCGGTTACAACGTGCAGCAGGCGCGGATCGCGATCGGAGACGGCGGCATCTTCGGCCAGGGGTTGTTCCAGGGTTCGCAGGTCCGTGCGGGCTTCGTCCCGGAGCAGCAGACCGACTTCATCTTCACGGTCGTGGGGGAGGAGCTCGGGTTGGTCGGCTCGCTGCTGGTGATCGGTCTGATCGGGGTCGTGCTGTGGCGCGGGCTGCGGATCGCGGCGCGCACCGACGACCTCTTCGGGCGTGTGGCCGCCGCCGGGATCGTGTGCTGGCTCGGCATCCAGAGCTTCCAGAACATCGGGATGTGCCTGGGCATCATGCCCGTCACAGGCGTGCCGTTGCCGTTCATCTCCTACGGCGGTTCCTCGATGATCGCGGCGCTGCTGGCGGTGGGCCTGCTGCTCGGGATCTCGGGCCGCTCGCGGCGCACCGGTCTGGACCGGTCCGGACCACTTCATGAGCTCCGCTCGCGTGATCGCCTGCAGGTTGCTGCAGTGCGAAAAGATGCCGCGTTTCATCGAAATTAA
- a CDS encoding S8 family peptidase — MNRPHRNQRLGALAAATVTAVGAATTILAMSGPAGAADSPAPLIGAEKSTAIDNSYIVVMKGNGSAAKANAAEARALAKKKGGSVKYAYDKAITGFSATLDADALDAVRNDPDVDYIEANQKVSASGDQANPTWGLNRIDQRNLPLNSNYHYDYTGSGVKAYILDTGIRSGHADFGGRVTSGYTAIGSSTEDENGHGTHVAGTVGGSTYGVAKGVTLVPVRVLDASGSGTTAGVIAGVNWVTSNHTSGPAVANMSLGGGASTTLDSAVSNSIADGVTYAVAAGNDSGANACNGSPARVGAALTVGSTTNTDARSSFSNIGSCLDLFAPGSSITSAWHTSNTATNTISGTSMATPHVAGVAALYLQANPSASASSVASAVVSNATTGVVTSPGTGSPNRLLYSLWSGGTDPTDPPPTGNLLANPGFESGATGWSTSSGVIDNSTDTPARSGSYKAWLNGYGTARTDTLSQSVTLPTTGKTLSFYLRVISNETTTTTAYDKLTVKIGSTTLATYSNLNETSSYALKSFSLGAYAGSTVTLTFTGTEDSSLGTSFLIDDTSIA; from the coding sequence ATGAACCGACCCCACAGAAACCAGCGCCTCGGCGCGCTGGCTGCCGCGACGGTGACCGCCGTCGGTGCGGCTACCACCATCCTGGCCATGTCCGGCCCTGCCGGTGCGGCCGACAGCCCGGCACCGCTGATCGGTGCCGAGAAGTCGACGGCCATCGACAACTCCTACATCGTGGTGATGAAGGGCAACGGCTCGGCCGCGAAGGCCAACGCCGCCGAAGCCCGCGCGCTCGCCAAGAAGAAGGGCGGCTCGGTGAAGTACGCCTACGACAAGGCGATCACCGGCTTCTCCGCCACGCTCGACGCCGACGCGCTCGACGCGGTCCGCAACGACCCCGATGTCGACTACATCGAGGCCAACCAGAAGGTGTCGGCCAGCGGTGACCAGGCCAACCCCACGTGGGGTCTCAACCGGATCGACCAGCGCAACCTGCCGCTGAACTCGAACTACCACTACGACTACACCGGGTCCGGGGTGAAGGCGTACATCCTCGACACCGGCATCCGCTCCGGGCACGCCGACTTCGGTGGCCGGGTGACCTCCGGCTACACCGCCATCGGCTCCAGCACCGAGGACGAGAACGGTCACGGCACCCACGTGGCCGGCACCGTCGGTGGTTCGACCTACGGAGTCGCCAAGGGCGTCACGCTCGTGCCCGTCCGGGTGCTCGACGCCTCCGGATCCGGCACGACCGCCGGCGTGATCGCGGGTGTGAACTGGGTGACCTCCAACCACACCTCTGGTCCCGCTGTCGCCAACATGTCGCTCGGAGGCGGGGCCTCCACGACCCTCGACTCCGCGGTCTCGAACTCCATCGCCGACGGCGTCACCTACGCCGTCGCGGCGGGCAACGACTCCGGCGCCAACGCCTGCAACGGGTCACCCGCCCGAGTCGGCGCGGCGCTGACCGTCGGCTCGACGACCAACACCGACGCCCGATCGAGCTTCTCCAACATCGGCTCGTGCCTCGACCTGTTCGCCCCGGGCTCGTCGATCACCTCGGCATGGCACACCTCCAACACCGCGACCAACACGATCTCCGGTACGTCGATGGCGACTCCGCACGTCGCCGGTGTGGCCGCGCTCTACCTGCAGGCGAACCCGTCGGCGTCTGCTTCCTCCGTCGCCTCGGCGGTCGTCTCCAACGCCACCACCGGCGTGGTCACCTCGCCCGGCACGGGATCGCCCAACCGCCTCCTCTACTCCCTGTGGAGCGGTGGCACCGACCCGACGGACCCGCCGCCGACCGGCAACCTGCTGGCCAACCCGGGCTTCGAGTCGGGCGCGACCGGATGGAGCACCTCCTCGGGCGTGATCGACAACTCGACCGACACTCCGGCGCGATCGGGCTCCTACAAGGCGTGGTTGAACGGCTACGGGACCGCGCGCACCGACACGCTCTCGCAGTCGGTCACGCTGCCCACCACGGGCAAGACGCTCTCGTTCTACCTTCGGGTGATCTCCAACGAGACGACCACCACGACGGCCTACGACAAGCTGACCGTCAAGATCGGCTCGACGACCCTGGCGACCTACTCCAACCTGAACGAGACCTCCTCGTACGCGTTGAAGTCGTTCTCCCTGGGCGCGTACGCGGGTAGCACCGTCACGCTGACGTTCACCGGCACCGAGGACTCCTCGCTCGGGACCAGCTTCCTGATCGACGACACCTCTATCGCCTGA
- a CDS encoding S8 family serine peptidase, with protein MNRTIKNRAFKAPAVISAVAVGAAASAIAFTVPAGAADGPAPLRGADASTAIEGQYIVVMEKQGRSDVAKSEAKSVRGDARDAGGDVREVYNTAFNGFSASLDKDALAEVRDNPDVAYVQANHRYTTQGDQADPTWGLDRIDQAALPLDKNYHYEQTGAGVTAYIIDTGVATDHSEFSGRIGEGFDAVDGDTDAADGNGHGTHVAGTVAGTTYGVAKEATIVPVRVLDDQGSGTTEGVVAGIEWVTENHTDGPAVANMSLGGGNDPALDAAVQASIADGVTYAVAAGNESADACGSSPAAVPEAITVGATDDTDATADFSNTGACLDLFAPGVDITSAWNDGSTNTISGTSMATPHVAGAAALFLEANPSATPADVATGLTGAATPDVVTNPGTGSPNLLLATLF; from the coding sequence GTGAACCGAACCATCAAGAACCGGGCCTTCAAGGCGCCGGCAGTCATCTCAGCCGTAGCTGTCGGAGCAGCAGCCTCGGCGATCGCTTTCACCGTCCCGGCCGGAGCCGCGGACGGTCCGGCACCGCTGCGCGGCGCGGACGCCTCGACCGCAATCGAGGGTCAGTACATCGTCGTGATGGAGAAGCAGGGCCGCAGCGACGTGGCGAAGTCCGAGGCCAAGTCGGTCCGTGGCGACGCCCGCGACGCGGGTGGCGACGTACGGGAGGTCTACAACACGGCGTTCAACGGCTTCTCGGCCTCGCTCGACAAGGACGCGCTCGCCGAGGTCCGCGACAACCCGGACGTCGCCTACGTGCAGGCCAACCACCGCTACACCACCCAGGGTGACCAGGCCGACCCGACCTGGGGCCTCGACCGGATCGACCAGGCCGCGCTGCCGCTCGACAAGAACTACCACTACGAGCAGACCGGTGCGGGCGTGACCGCCTACATCATCGACACCGGCGTCGCGACCGACCACTCGGAGTTCAGCGGCCGGATCGGTGAAGGCTTCGACGCCGTCGACGGCGACACCGACGCGGCCGACGGCAACGGCCACGGCACCCACGTCGCGGGCACCGTCGCCGGCACCACCTACGGCGTGGCCAAGGAGGCCACGATCGTTCCGGTCCGCGTCCTCGACGACCAGGGCTCCGGCACCACCGAGGGCGTCGTCGCCGGCATCGAGTGGGTCACCGAGAACCACACCGACGGCCCGGCCGTCGCCAACATGTCGCTCGGCGGCGGCAACGACCCAGCCCTCGACGCGGCCGTCCAGGCCTCGATCGCCGACGGCGTGACCTACGCCGTCGCGGCCGGCAACGAGAGCGCCGACGCCTGCGGCTCCTCGCCTGCGGCCGTTCCCGAGGCGATCACGGTCGGCGCCACCGACGACACCGACGCCACCGCGGACTTCTCCAACACCGGTGCGTGCCTCGACCTCTTCGCGCCGGGCGTCGACATCACCTCCGCCTGGAACGACGGTTCGACCAACACCATCTCCGGTACGTCGATGGCGACCCCCCATGTCGCCGGCGCCGCCGCCCTCTTCCTCGAGGCGAACCCCTCGGCCACCCCGGCCGACGTCGCCACGGGCCTGACCGGCGCCGCCACCCCCGACGTGGTCACCAACCCCGGCACCGGTTCCCCGAACCTGCTGCTCGCCACGCTGTTCTGA
- a CDS encoding class I SAM-dependent methyltransferase, whose product MALRRWSEQFAGGVFSDAVATLNARHPWSHNDHFHSWILANLPARRRTALDVGCGRGGLLAALSPRFTTVHGTDRDGAMRGQAATRCAGLPNVTIHDGTWIDGPVDLVTMVAVLHHLDVADALQQVRDILEPGGRFLAVGLAPPQDVTDHLWDLASMVTNPAIGYVKHPWPSDDGASQPAFPVKDPTMSFAELQGVLTDVMPGASLRHRLGFRHTIAWTKPS is encoded by the coding sequence ATGGCATTGCGACGGTGGTCTGAACAGTTCGCCGGGGGCGTCTTCTCGGACGCCGTGGCGACGCTCAACGCGCGCCACCCCTGGAGCCACAACGACCACTTCCACAGCTGGATCCTGGCCAACCTCCCCGCCCGGCGACGCACAGCGCTGGACGTGGGCTGCGGCCGGGGCGGGCTGCTGGCCGCGCTCTCGCCGAGGTTCACGACGGTCCACGGCACCGATCGCGACGGCGCCATGAGGGGGCAGGCCGCCACCCGTTGCGCCGGCCTGCCCAACGTCACCATCCACGACGGCACCTGGATCGACGGGCCGGTCGACCTGGTGACGATGGTCGCGGTCCTGCATCATCTCGACGTCGCCGACGCTCTCCAGCAGGTGCGCGACATCCTCGAACCGGGCGGGCGGTTCCTGGCGGTCGGCCTCGCTCCTCCTCAGGACGTCACCGACCACCTGTGGGACCTCGCATCGATGGTGACGAACCCTGCGATCGGCTACGTGAAGCATCCCTGGCCCAGCGACGACGGCGCATCGCAGCCGGCCTTCCCCGTCAAGGACCCGACGATGTCGTTCGCCGAGCTGCAGGGCGTCCTCACGGACGTCATGCCGGGCGCCTCGCTCCGGCACCGCCTCGGGTTCCGGCACACCATCGCCTGGACCAAGCCTTCGTAA